The following are encoded together in the Onychostoma macrolepis isolate SWU-2019 chromosome 03, ASM1243209v1, whole genome shotgun sequence genome:
- the LOC131537556 gene encoding transcription factor Sox-9-like — MNLFDSCLKMSAEQDKSLSDAPSPSMSEDSASGSGSDSESSRLTDFKKDEEGDKFPVCIRDAVSQVLKGYDWTLVPMPVRVNGSSKSKPHVKRPMNAFMVWAQAARRKLADQYPHLHNAELSKTLGKLWRLLNEGEKRPFVEEAERLRVQHKKDHPDYKYQPRRRKSVKNGQSESEDGEQTHISPNAIFKALQQADSPASSMGEVHSPGDHSGQSQGPPTPPTTPKTDLPSSKADLKREGRPLQEGIDFGAVDIGELSSDVISNMEPFDVNEFDQYLPPHGHPGVSSGAQAYPAGFGLGGQPGGAWVSKQHSMASGEQSQGQQRTQIKTEQLSPSHYSEQQQQQGSPQHVAYGSFNLQHYSSGGGGSYPAVSRAHYDYAEHQSPAGSYYSQYPAFSYQRPMYTPIADTLPQAHSPQHWEQQPVYTQLSRP; from the exons ATGAATCTCTTCGACTCCTGCCTGAAGATGAGCGCCGAGCAGGACAAGAGTCTCTCCGACGCGCCCAGCCCGAGCATGTCCGAGGACTCCGCGTCCGGATCGGGCTCGGACAGCGAGAGCAGCCGCCTCACAGACTTCAAGAAGGACGAGGAGGGAGACAAGTTCCCCGTGTGCATCAGGGACGCGGTGTCCCAGGTGTTGAAGGGCTACGACTGGACCCTGGTGCCCATGCCTGTGCGAGTGAACGGCTCCAGCAAGAGCAAGCCACACGTCAAGAGACCCATGAACGCCTTCATGGTTTGGGCTCAAGCCGCGCGCAGGAAACTGGCGGATCAGTATCCACACCTGCACAACGCCGAGCTCAGCAAAACCCTCGGAAAACTCTGGCG GTTACTGAACGAGGGAGAGAAGCGTCCGTTTGTGGAGGAGGCCGAGCGTCTGAGGGTGCAGCACAAGAAAGACCACCCTGACTACAAGTACCAGCCCAGACGGAGAAAATCGGTGAAGAACGGCCAGAGCGAGAGCGAAGACGGTGAGCAGACCCACATCTCCCCCAACGCCATCTTCAAAGCCCTGCAGCAGGCCGACTCTCCCGCATCCAGCATGGGCGAAGTGCACTCTCCAGGAGACCACTCAG GTCAGTCCCAGGGTCCCCCCACTCCTCCCACGACCCCCAAAACGGACCTGCCGTCCAGCAAAGCGGATCTGAAGCGCGAGGGCCGTCCGCTGCAGGAGGGCATCGATTTCGGTGCCGTGGACATCGGCGAGCTGAGCAGCGACGTCATCTCCAACATGGAGCCGTTCGACGTCAACGAGTTCGACCAGTACCTGCCTCCTCACGGACACCCGGGGGTCAGCAGTGGCGCGCAGGCGTATCCCGCCGGGTTCGGCCTCGGCGGTCAGCCCGGGGGCGCCTGGGTGTCCAAACAGCACTCAATGGCCAGCGGCGAGCAGAGCCAAGGCCAGCAGCGGACGCAGATCAAGACGGAGCAGCTGAGCCCCAGTCACTACAgcgagcagcagcagcagcagggcTCACCACAGCACGTGGCCTACGGCTCCTTCAACCTGCAGCACTACAGCAGCGGCGGTGGCGGCTCGTACCCTGCTGTCAGCCGCGCGCACTACGACTACGCCGAGCACCAGAGCCCCGCCGGCTCCTACTACAGCCAGTACCCCGCCTTCAGCTACCAGAGGCCCATGTACACCCCGATCGCCGACACGCTGCCACAGGCGCACAGTCCGCAGCACTGGGAGCAGCAGCCCGTCTACACCCAGCTGTCCAGGCCCTGA